The proteins below come from a single Hyperolius riggenbachi isolate aHypRig1 chromosome 8, aHypRig1.pri, whole genome shotgun sequence genomic window:
- the LOC137528007 gene encoding uncharacterized protein yields MCVLSVYFIPLGGLHTFADLARMAQSRHGLPSQEAGSEKSLGPADHPKVPQSRTWMAEDSDFFPSVALAVVLFLVFISVLPVLFQPNKAYLPLLRQMSTVKERTLQFHPFLYGQPLSTQQAVERLHKDVEAGAVVVAVAGEDAHRTLECFSINVMALLSSHQGQVWSFIKRVGEHKHPEATWNKNSTQLPKTYSVAVITLTKGHISQGIILGPPGTLRLMEVNFPRSPPSELNELLSLASNFLHQLHKTGHISETYKATTPRRRRLAVIRITADPHLESGMVC; encoded by the coding sequence aTCTGGCCAGGATGGCCCAAAGCCGCCATGGTTTACCTAGTCAAGAAGCGGGCTCGGAGAAGTCCTTAGGGCCAGCAGACCACCCTAAGGTTCCCCAGAGCAGAACGTGGATGGCTGAAGACTCTGACTTCTTCCCATCTGTTGCCTTGGCCGTGGTCCTGTTTCTTGTTTTTATTTCTGTTCTTCCAGTCCTTTTCCAACCGAACAAAGCTTACCTTCCCCTCCTCAGACAAATGTCCACTGTAAAGGAAAGGACCCTCCAGTTCCATCCATTCCTCTATGGCCAACCACTGTCCACGCAACAGGCTGTGGAAAGGTTGCACAAAGACGTGGAGGCTGGAGCAGTGGTGGTTGCCGTGGCTGGAGAAGATGCCCATCGGACTCTTGAGTGTTTTTCTATCAATGTCATGGCATTGCTGTCATCACATCAAGGACAAGTTTGGTCTTTCATCAAACGAGTTGGAGAACACAAACATCCAGAAGCCACCTGGAATAAAAATTCCACCCAACTTCCAAAGACCTACTCTGTAGCGGTCATCACTTTGACCAAAGGCCACATTTCGCAAGGTATCATTTTAGGTCCACCAGGAACTTTACGCTTAATGGAGGTTAATTTTCCAAGATCACCTCCATCTGAACTCAATGAGTTGTTGAGCCTCGCTTCCAATTTTCTGCACCAGCTCCATAAAACTGGACACATCAGTGAGACCTACAAAGCGACCACGCCTAGGAGACGACGCCTGGCGGTTATCAGGATTACAGCTGACCCCCACCTTGAGAGCGGGATGGTGTGTTAG